One Kazachstania africana CBS 2517 chromosome 5, complete genome DNA window includes the following coding sequences:
- the SXM1 gene encoding Sxm1p (similar to Saccharomyces cerevisiae SXM1 (YDR395W); ancestral locus Anc_5.488): MLNEQAILACIEQTMVADAKVIKQAEAQLFEFQKESGFTFFLLKVLSNAEIPLNIRMSSAIYFKNKVHRSWYALDNDRKMNPDDIGMDEQKMIKDNLVEILVTNVESNHIRPHLTEAIHYIFYTSKDWDLTQPVQELLDSGKQEYIYAGLLLTFEFCKVHRYDMVDSRGPIDAFISVVFPIIENMLSGLVNASDYKSSELLYLILKSFKYACLNNFPAYFNQVEKLNSWIQLHLFVCFKPQPKEVLELDPSDRSLDKRVKVSKWGFGNLNRFIHKYSRTTKSISEEFVNYVLQNITPTIVQKYFEIIQSWGTGQFWLSDSSLYYLIQFLEKCMITDQLYPLIEPHLATIVENVIFTCLCANEQSVELLEDDPEDYTRRYYDFNKEGSTADVAAGDFIFVIGHRRPEQLSTILPFVNNIFTSFKDNANDLAVAYKQEGAMRIIASLFTFFENSGNELEGIFTHYIADLLAQEKYPFLVARALETVANYQNPINDVDTLSKVYDLSYRHLINESNLLPVRIEAADSLKSLIILNTGIHSHIAGQVPGIMENLLKLSKIFEIDILSEVMESFVERFADELTPFAKDLAHNLMEQYFNLSRVMIENNSNSKDMYSTGDQDQEIQASSILQTMTTMVMSMTKVSLIDEFSQVCKYGIMNAQISLMTELVDLMDSLALSSRMLHNGKIQPQIWELFHDVIDSFQTYAMDYFDNYTVFFETMITFGFPQDQTYIESFLTVLSVKLESDIDYDIDNVLTLLTMFSLSMKDIPLFDKAIQLIKNKDEIEFDEKTMIKLLVSNLIIKPVETLTLCENAGVTLEVLTMWFELKMTSVFAIKLQILAITSMMKLETLPSCINGFIGQFSNKLVDLLMELPNAIRKRDIMNKGEEGLEDGSTINEFNDPEEEEEYFEDFEDDFKETPLDSVNVFESITVFFHELGNTNATRYEEIIKSLNDEKKESLHTILQFVSQQSN; this comes from the coding sequence ATGCTGAACGAACAAGCGATCTTAGCCTGCATCGAGCAGACAATGGTTGCCGATGCTAAGGTCATCAAGCAAGCAGAAGCACAATTATTCGAATTCCAGAAAGAATCTGGtttcactttctttcttttgaaagtcTTGTCAAATGCAGAAATTCCATTAAATATTCGTATGTCCTCTGCCatctatttcaaaaataaggTTCACAGATCCTGGTATGCTTTAGATAATGACAGAAAAATGAATCCAGATGATATTGGCATGGATGAACAGAAGATGATTAAAGACAATCTGGTGGAAATCTTGGTCACCAACGTTGAAAGTAACCATATCAGACCACATTTAACTGAAGCCATCCATTACATATTTTATACTAGTAAAGATTGGGATTTGACGCAACCAGTTCAGGAATTATTGGATTCTGGTAAACAAGAATATATTTACGCTGGTTTATTATTAACTTTCGAGTTTTGTAAGGTGCATAGGTACGACATGGTGGACAGCAGAGGTCCGATCGATGCCTTCATTAGCGTAGTTTTCCCAATCATCGAGAATATGCTATCAGGTTTAGTCAACGCTTCAGATTATAAATCAAGTGaacttttatatttaatcttaaaatcattcaaatatgCATGTTTGAATAATTTCCCAGCTTATTTCAATCAGGTTGAAAAACTAAACTCATGGATTCAGTTACACTTATTTGTTTGTTTCAAACCACAGCCAAAAGAAGTTCTGGAATTAGATCCTTCCGACAGGTCACTAGATAAGAGAGTTAAAGTCAGTAAATGGGGGTTCGGCAATTTGAATAGATTTATTCACAAATATTCCAGAACTACCAAATCTATCTCTGAAgaatttgtaaattatgttttacaaaatattactCCAACTATTGTtcagaaatattttgagatCATCCAATCCTGGGGTACGGGTCAATTCTGGTTGAGTGATTCCTCACTCTATTATTTAATCCaatttttagaaaaatGCATGATCACCGATCAATTATACCCATTAATAGAGCCACATTTGGCAACTATAGTCGAAAATGTAATTTTTACATGTCTTTGTGCCAATGAGCAAAGTGTCGAATTACTAGAAGATGATCCAGAGGACTACACTAGACGTTATTATGACTTCAACAAGGAAGGATCTACTGCAGACGTTGCTGCAGGTGATTTTATATTTGTCATTGGTCACAGGCGTCCAGAACAATTAAGCACTATTTTACCATTtgtcaataatatttttactaGTTTCAAAGATAACGCTAACGATTTGGCTGTTGCCTACAAGCAAGAGGGTGCTATGAGAATCATTGCATCTCTATTTACTTTCTTTGAGAACTCTGGTAATGAATTAGAGGGTATTTTCACTCATTATATTGCTGATTTACTGGCACAGGAAAAATACCCCTTTTTAGTTGCCAGAGCACTAGAGACAGTTGCCAACTATCAAAATCCAATCAACGATGTTGATACGTTATCAAAGGTATATGATCTATCTTACAGACATTTAATCAATGAATCAAATCTATTGCCAGTTAGAATTGAAGCAGCTGATTCCTTAAAATCCCTAATCATTTTGAATACTGGTATCCATTCACATATTGCTGGTCAAGTTCCAGGCATcatggaaaatttattaaaactatcaaaaatttttgaaatcgaTATTTTATCAGAAGTCATGGAATCATTCGTTGAAAGATTTGCCGATGAACTGACACCATTTGCCAAAGATTTAGCTCACAATTTAATGGAACAATATTTCAACCTCTCCCGTGTAATGATTGAAAATAACAGTAATTCTAAAGATATGTACTCAACAGGCGATCAAGATCAAGAAATCCAAGCTAGTTCAATTTTACAAACGATGACCACTATGGTCATGTCCATGACCAAAGTTTCATtgattgatgaattttcaCAGGTTTGCAAATATGGTATTATGAACGCACAAATTAGTTTAATGACAGAACTCGTTGATTTGATGGATTCTTTAGCCTTATCGTCGAGAATGTTACATAATGGTAAGATCCAGCCTCAAATTTGGGAATTATTCCATGATGTGATAGATTCTTTCCAAACGTATGCGATggattattttgataattatacggttttctttgaaaccATGATCACATTTGGATTCCCACAAGATCAAACGTATATTGAGTCATTTTTAACAGTCTTGTCAGTAAAATTAGAGAGTGACATTGAttatgatattgataacGTATTAACATTATTAACAATGTTTAGTTTATCCATGAAAGATATAccattatttgataaagccattcaattgattaaaaataaggatgaaattgaatttgacgAGAAGACTATGATCAAATTACTTGTATccaatttaataataaagccAGTCGAAACCTTGACTTTATGTGAAAATGCTGGAGTAACATTAGAAGTATTGACAATGTGGTTCGAACTAAAGATGACCAGTGTATTTGCTATAAAGTTACAAATTCTTGCTATTACCtcgatgatgaaattagaAACTTTACCAAGCTGTATCAATGGATTTATTGGTcaattttctaataaattAGTTGATTTACTGATGGAGTTACCGAATGCTATTAGAAAGCGTGATATTATGAATAAAGGTGAAGAAGGTCTTGAAGATGGCTCCACtatcaatgaatttaatgatccagaggaggaagaagaatattttgaagacTTCGAAGACGATTTCAAAGAGACACCATTAGATTCAGTCAATGTGTTTGAATCGATAACGGTCTTTTTCCATGAACTTGGAAATACGAATGCTACTAGATAcgaagaaataataaaatcgttaaatgatgaaaagaaagaatcaTTACATACCATATTACAATTTGTATCTCAGCAGAGTAATTAG
- the SHE9 gene encoding She9p (similar to Saccharomyces cerevisiae SHE9 (YDR393W); ancestral locus Anc_5.485), with translation MLSTHCWSAIGPGTRQYLIYRSSFDISQRSLTNSRLLSYQRSTKQQNSYVTNNIRPKLAAWRLRYNDLRITMSQYARQFSFHAAVFKSSIREANRKIAEQEKDNADTRLNYNNDVETSQKIEGLPSERELHRKRWSRKLGFYMDSLQETLFTATRALNDVTGYSGIQRLKNTIEIIEKQLDIAKGNVKQYKLQYEKAIDTRNKSQREINELLQRKSSWNPKDVERFTSLYMNESINSKKEEQLKEQLVTAEKREDQLSDDLYRAILTRYHEEQIWSDKIRRTSTWGTLVLMGVNICLVIVFQLLLEPWRRKRLTRSFEDKVRIALDQYDTRRDAAVPLHHFNNGSVDQEGGDALPSEKAVLASRNFVTKIKMIMKNLYQKLYDGFRLKSSVTFSGAEFFVYSAFLLGFGRIVAFII, from the coding sequence ATGCTTTCTACACATTGCTGGTCTGCAATTGGGCCAGGCACACGCCAGTATCTGATCTATCGGTCCtcttttgatatttccCAGCGATCGTTGACTAACAGTAGACTTTTAAGTTATCAAAGATCAacaaaacaacaaaattcaTACGTGACGAATAATATTAGACCGAAATTGGCTGCATGGAGATTGAGATACAATGACTTGAGAATCACAATGAGCCAGTATGCCAGACAATTCTCCTTCCATGCTGCAGTATTCAAGAGCTCAATCAGGGAAGCGAATAGGAAGATTGCAGAACAAGAGAAAGATAATGCAGACACTCGTTTGAACTATAATAACGATGTAGAAACAAGTCAGAAGATAGAGGGACTGCCCTCCGAAAGAGAATTGCATAGGAAGAGATGGTCTAGGAAACTGGGGTTTTATATGGATTCTCTACAGGAAACTTTGTTTACTGCAACAAGGGCATTGAATGATGTCACTGGTTATTCAGGCATACAGAGACTGAAAAACactattgaaataattgaaaaacagCTAGATATAGCCAAAGGTAATGTGAAACAATACAAATTACAATATGAAAAGGCAATTGATACCAGAAACAAATCTCAAAGAGAGATAAACGAATTATTACAGAGGAAAAGTTCATGGAATCCTAAGGATGTTGAAAGGTTCACAAGTTTGTACATGAATGAATCGATAAATtccaagaaagaagaacaacTGAAGGAACAGTTAGTCACTGCTGAGAAAAGAGAAGATCAGCTTAGTGACGATCTATATAGAGCAATATTGACTCGTTACCATGAAGAGCAAATATGGTCTGATAAGATCAGAAGGACCTCAACATGGGGTACTTTGGTACTTATGGGAGTTAATATCTGTTTAGTAATCGTCTTCCAACTATTATTAGAACCAtggagaagaaaaagattgaCTAGATCGTTCGAGGACAAGGTCAGGATCGCCCTAGATCAGTATGATACCAGAAGGGATGCTGCTGTCCCCTTGCATCATTTCAACAATGGATCTGTCGATCAAGAGGGTGGAGACGCTCTACCCTCAGAGAAGGCTGTCTTAGCGTCGAGAAATTTTGTTACCAAGATAAAGATGATCATGAAGAATTTGTACCAAAAATTGTACGACGGTTTCAGGTTGAAATCGAGTGTAACATTCAGTGGTGCGGAATTCTTCGTCTATTCAGCTTTCCTTCTGGGATTTGGAAGAATCGTTGCATTcataatataa
- the HPT1 gene encoding hypoxanthine phosphoribosyltransferase (similar to Saccharomyces cerevisiae HPT1 (YDR399W); ancestral locus Anc_5.491), giving the protein MEAGEDKQYISYNNIHQLCQMTAERIKLFKPDLIIAIGGGGFIPSRILRTFLKEPGVPTIRIFAIILSLYDDLTSAGSGVEKAGVSIKRIQWIDYEQCKLNLVGKRVLIVDEVDDTRSTLHYALYELEKDVADQAKAQGIDLEQNPDYKTKFAIFVLHDKLKPKKADLPDEIINDKYRYFAARTVPDKWYAYPWESKDIVYHTKMAIKQGNDIFLP; this is encoded by the coding sequence ATGGAGGCTGGAGAGGATAAACAGTACATTTCGTACAACAACATCCATCAGTTGTGCCAAATGACCGCTGAAAGAATCAAACTTTTTAAACCAGATTTAATCATTGCCATAGGAGGTGGTGGATTCATACCTTCCAGGATCTTAAGAACTTTTTTAAAGGAACCGGGAGTCCCAACTATAAGAATTTTTGCTATTATCTTGTCGTTGTATGATGATTTGACATCAGCTGGTTCTGGTGTCGAGAAAGCGGGAGTTTCTATAAAGAGGATCCAATGGATTGATTACGAACAATGTAAATTGAATCTTGTTGGGAAGAGAGTTCTGATCGTCGATGAAGTCGACGATACAAGGTCAACTTTACATTATGCATTGtatgaattggaaaaagaTGTAGCGGATCAAGCTAAAGCACAAGGTATCGATTTGGAACAAAACCCTGATTATAAGACAAAATTCGCTATATTTGTTTTGCATGACAAACTGAAACCAAAGAAAGCTGATTTACCtgatgaaatcattaatGACAAATATCGTTATTTTGCCGCAAGAACAGTCCCAGATAAATGGTACGCTTATCCATGGGAATCTAAAGATATAGTATACCATACAAAGATGGCCATCAAACAGGGTAATGATATCTTCTTACCGTGA
- the SPT3 gene encoding transcriptional regulator SPT3 (similar to Saccharomyces cerevisiae SPT3 (YDR392W); ancestral locus Anc_5.480): MMFVSGETNDPPVETTSLIEDIVRGQVVEILLQANKTAHSRGSRSILPEDVIFLIRHDKAKVNRLRTYLSWKDLRKNAKDQDPAAAAGASGGPGTAAGDDDDLKKGAGDKDEKESGVMKVKKSQIKLPWELQFMFNEQPLENNDDENDLDEDEREANIATLKRLKMADDRTKNMTKEEYVHWSDCRQASFTFRKSKRFKDWSGISQLTEGKPHDDVIDILGFLTFEIVCALTETALRLKEREQLLQSEKSKSKQSMYQDLDFQVTTLTRKKRLFDGPDNEINPLKAKHIEEAWRSLQSVDKKHRALTNFRGSKLSSRPTIL; encoded by the coding sequence ATGATGTTTGTGTCGGGGGAAACAAACGATCCCCCGGTAGAAACAACATCATTGATTGAAGATATAGTCAGAGGTCAAGTAGTGGAAATTCTCTTGCAAGCGAACAAAACGGCTCACTCTCGTGGGAGTAGAAGTATTTTACCAGAAGATGTTATTTTTCTAATCAGACACGATAAAGCCAAGGTTAATAGACTGAGAACGTATTTATCATGGAAAGATTTACGTAAAAATGCCAAAGATCAGGATCCTGCTGCCGCTGCAGGTGCCTCTGGTGGTCCAGGAACTGCAGCaggtgatgatgatgatctTAAAAAAGGTGCAGGGGATAAGGATGAGAAAGAGAGTGGTGTTATGAAAGTTAAGAAATCACAGATAAAACTTCCCTGGGAACTACAGTTTATGTTTAATGAACAGCCActagaaaataatgatgatgagaaCGAtcttgatgaagatgaaaggGAAGCAAATATTGCTACcttgaaaagattgaaaatggcTGATGATAGAACAAAGAATATGactaaagaagaatatgtACATTGGTCAGATTGTCGACAGGCTAGTTTCACATTCAGGAAAAGtaaaagattcaaagaCTGGTCCGGTATATCTCAACTAACCGAGGGGAAGCCACATGATGATGTTATTGATATTCTTGGGTttttaacttttgaaattgtatGTGCTTTGACGGAGACTGCATTAAGGctcaaagaaagagagcAACTCTTACAAAGTGAGAAGAGTAAGTCAAAACAATCCATGTACCAGGATCTAGATTTCCAAGTCACAACTTTAACGcgaaagaaaagattatttgaTGGGCCAGATAACGAAATTAATCCATTGAAAGCGAAACATATTGAGGAAGCATGGCGTTCCTTACAGTCGGTAGATAAGAAGCATAGAGCTCTTACGAATTTCAGAGGCAGTAAATTGTCTTCAAGACCGACAATTCTATAG
- the SMP3 gene encoding glycosylphosphatidylinositol-alpha 1,2 mannosyltransferase (similar to Saccharomyces cerevisiae SMP3 (YOR149C); ancestral locus Anc_5.487), giving the protein MRRRVTLGSHLERYNRRLVMVGMKHIGYCIGAVVAMQMAYIHPDEHFQSLEIMMKKFMDVSGTTAWEFDNMNAARSYAPLLLFYGPIFFIMSQMFHLESPLLVLYLVRLQQYLVYIAVMKLSLKILLPSKRQRRRADFLISTSYITWCFQSHTFSNSNETLLLLLVLSIFHLQIVNDNSTHSTLSIASGFLITVGIFNRITFPGFILLPSFLVFFKFYVKHWKSLLLLMISIACSCYVCALIDTRFYHSSTLLLAPLNNLKYNLNVNNLAEHGLHPRYLHLSVNLPQILLSGLLYIIPRDTETAAQQIKTLPFLSIISSLIVLSSFQHQESRFLVPLLPLFCIIFTTSKYRHSSALLKLWIVSNLIMGIIMGCLHQSGVLNVLQYFHTPQHSTTVDIWWKTYSPPTWMYMKNALTVSTTNFVDDVEKIDLIDFSNTNNHVVDLKGCDFDLLNSTIYGFLEKVNHITLIAPDSIKKHLDPMLGSNLLMEQIYHSSSHLDLDHFDFEDFSSFKLGISVYRISHQK; this is encoded by the coding sequence ATGAGAAGAAGAGTCACATTGGGAAGCCATTTAGAGAGGTACAACAGAAGGCTGGTAATGGTTGGAATGAAGCATATTGGCTACTGTATTGGTGCGGTTGTGGCCATGCAGATGGCATACATTCATCCCGATGAGCATTTTCAAAGTCTGGAAATcatgatgaagaaatttatgGATGTTAGTGGTACCACGGCATGGGAGTTTGACAATATGAATGCTGCTAGAAGTTACGCTCCATTGCTTCTGTTCTATGGtcccattttttttattatgtCTCAAATGTTTCATTTGGAATCTCCATTGCTTGTACTGTATCTCGTTAGATTACAGCAATATTTAGTGTATATTGCTGTCATGAAactttcattgaaaatactATTACCATCCAAGAGACAACGTAGAAGGGCTGATTTCCTTATTTCCACCTCGTACATTACGTGGTGCTTCCAGAGTCAcactttttctaattcaaatgaaacaCTACTGCTACTACTAGTCTTATCAATCTTCCACTTGCAAATTGTCAATGACAATTCAACTCATTCTACGCTGTCAATTGCATCTGGATTTCTAATCACGGTGGGAATCTTTAACAGAATTACCTTCCCTGGCTTTATACTGCTACCATCGTTCTTagttttcttcaaattctatGTTAAACATTGGAAGTCTTTGCTACtattaatgatttcaatcGCATGTTCATGTTATGTTTGCGCACTAATTGATACAAGGTTTTATCATTCTTCAACGTTATTATTAGCGCctttgaataatttaaaaTACAATTTGAACGTAAATAATTTGGCAGAACATGGATTACATCCAAGGTACCTCCATTTATCAGTTAACCTTCCACAAATTCTACTTTCTGGTCTCCTATACATAATTCCTAGAGATACGGAAACAGCAGCACAACAGATCAAGACCTTACCATTTTTGTCGATCATATCAAGCTTGATCGTCCTATCATCATTTCAACATCAAGAATCAAGATTCTTAGTGCCTTTATTACCTTTATTTTGCATAATATTTACTACCTCTAAATATAGGCATAGTTCTGCACTTTTGAAGTTATGGATAGTGTCAAACTTAATTATGGGAATAATAATGGGTTGCCTACATCAATCAGGTGTTTTAAATGTGCTTCAATACTTCCATACACCACAGCACAGCACCACGGTAGATATATGGTGGAAAACTTATTCACCACCCACGTGGATGTATATGAAAAATGCCTTAACCGTATCAACGACTAACTTCGTTGATGATGTGGAAAAgattgatttgattgattttaGTAATACCAACAATCATGTAGTCGATTTGAAAGGTTGCGATTTTGATCTGTTAAATTCGACAATATATggatttcttgaaaaagtaAATCATATCACCTTAATTGCACCAGATTCTATCAAGAAACATCTTGACCCAATGCTAGGCTCAAATCTATTAATGGAACAAATCTATCACTCATCTTCCCACCTAGATTTAGATCactttgattttgaagatttcagTTCATTCAAGCTAGGAATCTCTGTATATAGGATATCACATCAAAAGTAA
- the NCB2 gene encoding negative cofactor 2 transcription regulator complex subunit NCB2 (similar to Saccharomyces cerevisiae NCB2 (YDR397C); ancestral locus Anc_5.489) codes for MAGIDKDDISLPKATVQKLISEVLDDDLSFNKDAREIIIKSGIEFLMILSSMSSEMAEQDSKKTIAPEHVLTALKELEYDSFIPFLEQILTEFKGTQKIRERRDSKFKNSGLTEEELLRQQEELFRKSRSKLQNNAIPENIKTEQQ; via the coding sequence ATGGCTGGTATTGATAAAGACGATATTTCTTTACCCAAAGCTACAGTACAGAAACTCATATCAGAAGTACTGGATGATGATTTGTCGTTTAATAAGGATGCCAGAGAAATCATAATAAAATCCGGGATAGAATTCTTGATGATTCTATCTTCCATGTCCTCTGAAATGGCTGAACAGGActcaaagaaaacaataGCACCTGAACACGTTTTGACTGCACTAAAAGAACTAGAATATGACTCATTTATCCCTTTCTTGGAACAAATCCTGACTGAGTTCAAAGGGACACAAAAAATTAGAGAGAGAAgagattcaaaatttaaaaattctggTCTAACTGAAGAAGAGTTACTACGACAACAGGAAGAATTATTTAGAAAATCAAGATCtaaattacaaaataacGCAATACcagaaaatatcaagacTGAACAGCAATAA
- the RPT3 gene encoding proteasome regulatory particle base subunit RPT3 (similar to Saccharomyces cerevisiae RPT3 (YDR394W); ancestral locus Anc_5.486), translated as MEELGITPSTENVAEVRPSIKSYGTLLSQLNGNGNLTSNVNSDVYLKLKRLEKDLELLILQEDYIKDEQRHLKRELLRAQEEVKRIQSVPLVIGQFLEPIDNSTGIVSSTTGMSYVVRILSTLDRELLKPSMSVALHRHSNALVDILPPDSDSSISVMGENEKPDVTYADVGGLDMQKQEIREAVELPLTQADLYEQIGVDPPRGVLLYGPPGTGKTMLVKAVANSTNAAFIRVNGSEFVHKYLGEGPRMVRDVFRLARENAPAIIFIDEVDSIATKRFDAQTGSDREVQRILIELLTQMDGFDQSTNVKVIMATNRADTLDPALLRPGRLDRKIEFPSLRDRRERRLIFSTIAGKMSLAPETDLDSLIIRNDSLSGAVIAAIMQEAGLRAVRKNRYVILQSDLEEAYAAQVKTDSDVDKFDFYK; from the coding sequence ATGGAAGAACTAGGTATTACTCCGTCCACTGAGAATGTTGCTGAAGTTAGACCATCCATCAAATCATATGGTACGCTTCTCTCACAATTAAATGGCAATGGTAATCTAACATCGAATGTCAATTCAGACGTATATTTGAAACTAAAGAGATTAGAAAAGGATTTAGAGCTTCTAATTTTACAAGAGGACTATATTAAGGACGAACAACGTCATTTAAAGAGGGAGCTATTAAGAGCGCAGGAAGAAGTTAAGAGAATCCAGTCTGTTCCATTGGTTATAGGCCAATTCTTGGAACCAATTGATAATAGCACAGGTATTGTTTCCAGCACCACTGGTATGAGCTATGTTGTCAGAATTCTATCCACTCTTGATCGTGAATTATTAAAACCTTCCATGTCTGTAGCTTTACATCGTCATTCAAATGCATTAGTTGATATCCTTCCACCGGATTCAGATTCAAGTATATCTGTCATGGGAGAAAATGAGAAACCAGACGTCACGTACGCTGATGTCGGTGGTTTAGACATGCAAAAGCAAGAAATTAGAGAGGCTGTGGAGTTACCTCTTACTCAAGCTGATTTATACGAACAAATTGGTGTCGATCCTCCAAGAGGTGTCCTATTATATGGTCCACCAGGTACTGGTAAGACCATGTTGGTGAAGGCAGTTGCTAACAGTACAAACGCCGCATTTATTAGAGTTAACGGTTCAGAATTTGTTCACAAGTATCTCGGTGAAGGTCCAAGAATGGTTCGTGATGTGTTCAGATTGGCTAGAGAAAATGCTCCTGCAATTATCTTCATAGATGAAGTCGATTCTATCGCTACAAAGCGTTTTGATGCACAAACCGGTTCTGATCGTGAAGTACAGCGTAttttaattgaattattgACGCAAATGGATGGTTTCGACCAATCCACAAACGTGAAAGTCATCATGGCAACTAATAGAGCAGATACATTGGATCCAGCTTTATTAAGGCCCGGTAGATTAGATAGAAAGATTGAATTCCCTTCATTACGTGATAGACGTGAACGTCGTTTAATTTTTAGTACTATTGCAGGTAAAATGTCACTGGCCCCTGAAACAGATTTGGACTCTTTAATTATACGTAATGATTCTCTATCTGGTGCTGTCATTGCAGCCATTATGCAAGAAGCAGGCTTACGTGCAGTAAGGAAGAATAGATACGTCATTCTACAGAGTGACCTTGAAGAAGCTTATGCAGCACAAGTCAAAACGGATAGTGATGTTGATAAGTTTGATTTCTACAAATAG
- the PNO1 gene encoding Pno1p (similar to Saccharomyces cerevisiae PNO1 (YOR145C); ancestral locus Anc_5.482) — protein sequence MVAPTALKSSASETFSPTSSGPVPSRIIGTNNNQTLEDEDDDDILLDQENAGEDASLEQNGEESKKKKESKGVVLDEEGKPRFSSAKKSNETKVKLESRKVPVPPHRMTPLRNNWTKIYPPLVEHLKLQVRMNLKTKSVELRTHPKHTTDPGALQKGADFIKAFTLGFDLDDSIALLRLDDLYIETFEVKDVKTLTGDHLSRAIGRIAGKDGKTKFAIENATRTRIVLADSKIHILGGFTHIRMAREAVVSLILGSPPGKVYGNLRTVASRLKERY from the coding sequence ATGGTTGCACCAACAGCTTTGAAATCAAGTGCATCTGAGACTTTTTCTCCTACCAGTTCGGGCCCTGTCCCAAGTAGAATCATCGGTACCAATAACAATCAAACTTTGGAGGATGAAGACGATGATGACATCCTTCTAGATCAAGAAAATGCCGGTGAAGATGCCTCATTAGAGCAAAATGGTGAAGaatcgaagaagaagaaagaaagtaaaGGTGTTGTCCTTGATGAAGAGGGTAAGCCAAGGTTCAGTTCAGcaaagaaatcaaatgaaacaaaagtCAAGTTAGAAAGTAGAAAAGTGCCTGTACCACCACATAGAATGACACCATTGAGAAATAATTGGACAAAGATATATCCTCCACTAGTTGAACATCTTAAGTTACAAGTTagaatgaatttaaagacGAAATCTGTCGAACTAAGAACACATCCAAAGCACACTACTGATCCAGGTGCTTTACAGAAAGGTGCTGATTTCATCAAAGCTTTCACCTTAGGTTTTGATTTAGATGATTCCATTGCCTTATTGAGATTAGATGATCTATATATTGAAACTTTCGAAGTTAAAGATGTCAAGACTTTGACCGGTGACCATTTATCTAGAGCTATCGGTCGTATTGCTGGTAAAGACGGTAAAACTAAATTTGccattgaaaatgcaaCCAGAACAAGAATCGTTCTGGCAGACtcaaaaattcatattCTTGGTGGTTTCACGCATATCAGAATGGCAAGAGAAGCTGTTGTTAGTTTGATTCTAGGTTCTCCTCCAGGTAAAGTTTACGGTAACTTACGTACCGTTGCTTCTAGATTAAAGGAACGCTATTAA